Within the Telopea speciosissima isolate NSW1024214 ecotype Mountain lineage chromosome 4, Tspe_v1, whole genome shotgun sequence genome, the region TCCTCCTTATTGACCTCTGCCCCAGCTATTTTCATCCTCTGAAATGATGTATCGTCGAAGGGCATGTCCCTAGTACCTATGACTTCCCCATCAATGTCGACACTGAAGTGGAAAAACAGTTTAGTTAGTAATTTGGCATAGGGGAGACTTTCATTTGTTGGGCTGGCCACCCTAACCTCCATCATCTTAATGATAATATTGGCCAAGTTGATGTGGCAGCCGACGTATAGGCATAGAGTGACGAAGCCCTCTAGTGCATACTCAAAAAGGATATTTTTGGTCCAGGTGTGCTCAAATCAAGGTTCAAAGGAACATTGGCGTTGGCTGATGTTAGCCCATGCAAGCAGGCTTTGACGTTGGTTAAcatcattattttttgttttttttgatttggtttatttttgccttgaaaactttaaaaaatcctaacttaaatattttaaatccaAATAGAATGATCCACGTGTCATTGGAAAGAGCGTTGTGAGTACTATCAATGTTATGAAAATTAGAAACAATTTTAGCAAAAAATATGTTAGAAAACCCATATGGAAGTGAGGCCCATAAGACTAAAACTAAATATTTTATataagagcaaattacatgcacccctggTGTTTGAAACGATAACAAAACACCTCCCGTAGTTTTACGATTTATGTGCACCCTCTTGGATGATTGTGAGGCTTACAAATAAGCCTTTACCGTTAAGTTTAAACCATTAGGTGCAGTTAAAGATTTGAAAATGGCTATTACCTTCAATTTTTGACatagaccattttacccttattaggCATAACCATAGCCCAAACCCATCTCCCCAAAACCAACGATGGAGGAGATCTCTGGCGGAGGAGTGTTCCAGGGAGTTTGGGGTGcgacaaagatggtggtctCGCGACGCTTGCGTTGTTTGGATTTGGTGGATTGGATCTGGGTTTTGAGATGAGCACCTACTTCCATGAGTCATTGTTTCTTGTCATTTAAGGCATCTCATAGGTCACTACTCACCACACCACACAAAGTgggtaagagagagaaagagagcaagagagagagggggtggaATCATGGTGGAAGGGGATACAATAGAGGGTGGGGGCTACAGGGGTGAAGAGATGGGTGATAGGCAGGGGGTGAGGAAATGGGTTGCAGGGGTGGAATAGGGGTTGCTCCTCACCAAACCTAACAATCCATCAAAGGACTCTCCCAAACCACCATTGACCATACACCACCTAACACCATCAAAATAACAGTTCTTGTGCCACTCTTAcaacaaaccaaacccaacctaCCCTCTCTTAAGTCACaaagggtttttgacaaatgccccttacaatttttctaattgcagACTCCCCCTACTTTCAAGACATTGTAGTACTTTGGTCCCTGtcgttaatttgggacgttagatgttagttttaaggaatctaatgaccaaaatgcccttttgataataacccaccaaaattaaagaatataatgagcaaaatgccctcatcttccccaaatcgattatggttgaaactgaaattttttttcccaaattgGTTAGGGCTTGAAcccatcttttcttcttcatgttcttctTATGATCAAACTCTCGCTTGAGTACTTCAATATGTTTCAGAGTGGTTTTTGAATAGAGGTCAACAATGGATATCGATTGGTTCCTGCAATGTACTTCCCATGTGGTACATGTTTTGCACGTTTGCCTGCCGTGTAAGCAGCAATGGAGATCTGCAAGAACATGAATAGAATGTAAAAAATGGGGGTAAATAACTTAATTAAGTGTAACATTATCCTCAAAAGGCGATATTGTCTAATTGAAACAACATTTCTATTGCAGAAGTTCTTCCAGTCAGAATTTAGAAGTGAAGGTGAGGAGGCCATTAACAAGCGTGTATTAAGAGTATCCTCTAGAAGATCACACAAGATGCTTTCTACTTCTCAACCTCTCTATTTTGCCACCATTTTCACCATCTTTTCAAACATTTGGGGATATAGGCAATGCTGTTTTTTAGTTAAAGCCGCGTCTTTTGATCATATGGTCTCCCATCTCtacataaattaaaattgagTAGCAACAGTAGAGATTTGTCTGAACCAATCACAGCCAAAGTGATTCATTACCATTGTTCATGAGTGTTTCATGAAGAAAATAAGGAATTAATGCTGAAAGTAGTTGAAGCAGTGGAGGAAATGAAATTAAGGAAACAGAACATGAACAAGTAAGCTCCGAGAATCCAAAAACCATTATTCCGatttaaaattgaattgaagCACGAAACCAATCACAAACAACTGAAGAAAAGCCCTTGTAACAGAGTAGAGCATCTCCTTCCCCAACCCAAGCTTCCGGAAGTAAGATAGAGCCACAACCATTAAAACGACTGTGAGTGCCGCAATCGGTTTCAACATGCCCTTTAGGTAATGAACCCAATCGATATCCATTGTTGACCTCTATTCAAAAACCACTCTGAAACAGATTGAAGTACTCAAGCGAGAGTTTGATCATAaaaagaacatgaagaagaaaagatgggTTCAAATCCTAAccaatttggggaaaaaaatttcagtttcaaccctgaagaagatgaggttattttggtcattttattttttaattttggtgagttattatcagaagggcattttggtcattagatttcttaaaactaacatctaacgtcccaaattaacgatagggactaaagtgctacaatgttttgaaaataaGGGGAGTTTGCAATTACAAAAGTTGTAAGggacatttggacaaatggataTTTTTAGagggggcatttgtcaaaaacccaatcacaaaaggagaaagaaagtcaCAACATGATTACCTACGAGTCTAGAACTTAAATGTAGAATTATAAGGCATAAAAGATTTTGATAATATTACACAAGCTTGGAAACTCAGGTGAACACCTGAACCTCAGATGGAGCACGAATACAGAGTAGCCACAGACTCCTTAAAAATATTaatctcaaaccaaaataaaattagCAAACAAAAAACTTGGGCCTATGTAGAAATGCATTATTAACAAATAACCACAATCACTAGACACAACAATACCTTGGGGATGATTTGATATAGTGTAAATTGGGCGATGGTGAAGAGAATAGGTGATGTACAGAGGCATGGGAGAAGGGATGTCGACAGCGATGGTTGTGGGGATTGGGTGATGCAGAGGCAAGGGAGTGCGCAGAGGCGAGCTTATAACAGTGGTGATGGAACAAAGGGTAGGGTTTGCAGCGGTGCCGAGCAGTGATGGGTGATGCTGAGGTTTGGCCGTATAGCTATTGATTGGAGGATGGCAGCAACGTGAAGACGAGGGTTGTGATTGCGATGCCAATAGTTAATCAGATGGATTTCTGATTATTATCTTCTCTTatctatcttttcttttcttttcttttgaaatgaGTTAGATCTGAACTTCTTCTTTAACCTCCACATAATAATTCTCTATCTTTATTAATAGCAATCTTATGGTATGTTactggagaaaaagaaaagtgtaggaagaagaagaagaagatggggcgAGATTGCAGAGGGATGGgggtaggaagaagaagaagaagaagaagaagaaacgatttggggattttaagTTGACGGATGCAATAAGGGTAAAGCTGTCTTTTTACTTTCAAACTAACAGCTTATTAATACCAATGGCCATCAGGGAGTTATACATAAATGATGAAACTATGGGGGGTgttctgttattgtttcaaacaccagggaatgcatgtaatttgctctttgTATAATAATTATCAATTCTACCTTTTCAATAAAAGGATATTGATGATGAAACACATGCAAAAAGTTTGGACTGATTTCAAGTTAATTTGACCTACCTTTGACCTGGTCAACCTATCTAAGGTATTTTGTTCATTTTCCCATCAATTTTCTCAATCTTCCTGCAAGGAGTACAAAACCTCATTTAGGAGGTCAAATAAGACCTCCAAAGTTATAAATTGGATCTCGCACATTGTTCGAAAGCAATTGATTATTTGTTCGTTGCTAATTAAGGTTGTCAATTTGGGTTCGGAGTTGGGAACCATCCTGAAATTGAACCGGTAAAACTTGGAACTGACTTGTCCAATTAGTAGATGGGACCATTTTGGGAACTGATTTTGAGATCGGTTATTAAATGAAAGGGACAGGTTTCCCAACAGGTTCAGAACCGAAAGTCCAATATGGAACTAACCCGAATTAGGGCCACTAGGACCCATTTTAGATTCATATTTGCTTGTTTAAAGTTAGTTAATATGTAATAGTGGTAACTATATAAAGAACATAAATTTACAAACAATTTTCCAAAAAAGATAATATTAATTGTCTGAAGGCAGGTTCGAAACAGGAAACTATAGTGTGTGAGTAGGGATGTAAGTTTGACTCTATTGGCCCGAGCCTACCCTAAGCCTGAACAAGGCTTGGGCTGGATTTTCCAATACTAAGGGTAGGTCAggattgaaattttcaggcccaGGGTCAGGGTCGGACTGGGCCAGGGTTGTGGCCTCAGGCTAagcctagcccggcccggccctgtcttaagttatgctttacaatttattgattacattttacaatttttgtttagtatctgaTTATCTTTtggtttatccaaaaaaaaaatctaattatctattgaacaaaagtatttaaaattttaagattgatctaagttttttaacccacaaagtctaatagtcaattgagtatgaaacaaacaaatacccaatcacatgagactggtcaatcagggccaaccatgccctagcaaaaatcaaggTAAATTAGGGGTAAATTAGGGCCAAGTTGGGCAGGGTTGAGCCTAACAGGGTTGGgactgggctgagatatctcaacctgACCTAGCGCCGAGTTGGTCTTGGGTTGAGTTAGGTTTTAACCCGGCCCTGTTTCAATGGATTGTGGATCAAAACTTATATCCCTCCTTTTCTTCCCAGGATATTATGGTACATGATTTAGAAATTCCACTACACCTTTCTCTGTTTAGTTTACCTAGTTGTGATTTCCTGTCTTAATTTGTGTAGGATTCAGTTCACCTGGACTGACTGAGGCCGGGTGGGCCTATCTCATTTTGGTATATGGCACGTTTAAGTTCTTTGATGCAGGAAAGTTACAATTCACAGAGGATTTGGCCAACTACATTTTTGCTATCCGTAAGGGTTTAGACCATGCTGCCTGCATTGGGTTGTAGATTAAAGAAATATGGTGTGATAACAAGTGGATCATTCaatctcttccatctccaaccaaatgccAATGGCCGTGGACCTTGTTTAATTACTTACTCTATATCTCTGATCTAACCCAAAATGTGTATTTTAGGTTTAGCAACAACacttttttgctaaagatcaacaAAGAGTATGTATTGATTGTAAATTGGAAAATAAATGTTACAGACATTTCAGTGGAATAAAAACTACTCCTTATGGGATTACAAAAACCTGTAATGAGGTTTAGCAACAACACTCTTTGTGCGACTAATGCTAAAAACTCGGCAAAAAATGCTTGTATTGTTAATACTGTTTCCTTTCTAACTGTCTAATATATATGATTTGCtggttttcataaaaaaaaacaagggaaatttacacataccacccctgaggtttgacgaaaggatattttcaccccccagttttggaaaattttgcgtacccccctgaggtttgcaaacggtaacaaataagcccattccgtcagttcatgattaacactgttaaaaatttgacttgaactgacggaattacccttctaagaagaaacccaaaaaaaaaaaaaaacctgaatttATCTTCTCCAAACTCTGATTTGtagaaatcaagaagaaaaaatgcgATTTCTAATTCTACTTCTGCTCTACCTGCTCAACAACCCATTTGTTGCCGGGAAACAATCTCATATCCCGGAATACCGAGTTCTGCTCTCCCGAAAATCCGCCATTACAGACGACCCAGGAGCTTCACTCCAGAAATGGAATGTCTCCACACAAGCATGCACCAATTGATGAACATAACAGCAGCCTCCATGATTATGAAGTCAAACCATGTTCGGACTACAGGAATTTGGTGCCTGGGCATGATCAAAAGGACAAAACCTGCAGGCCAAGCTTTAGTTCTTCTGGATCACTTTATTTTGCTTCCTTACCCAGAATTCACAAACATTACttaaaaacaacaacaataacaataagaCCCACTGAGCCACAACATCTAATTTAATCATTCTTCCCTGTAATCCCATCAGTTCTCCCATTAAGCAAAGACTGAAACTATTAAGTAATTACAAGTTACAACCCATTATGGGCATCTACCTGTTCTGCTAAATTTTCAACGAAGAACACATAGAAGGAGACTAGAGACACCCAAAACCCAACCCTGATTGAAGATataatcaaaaatcaaattagaagaaagataaacaaaacaaaacaaaacgcAACTAAGAACAGAGGAGCAGGGAGTGAATCCGAGTGACTCTGTCAAAATTGCCGATGATCCGCCACATCCACGGTTGTGGTGCACGACAATAACTTGcgaaatattttaaaaagtgCAGCACAGGACATCTCCTTCACCTTCCTCATCACCACACACTTCTTCtcacttcctcccttccttttcttcttcttcttcttattcttttgagtCACTCTGTCTTTCACACCCCCAAAGCAATCTGAAGAGCTTGAAATCAATGGATCTCTCCAACAATATGTTCTTCGGTGAGATTCCAGAATCTTTTGCGGAGCTGAAGAATCTAACGCTGTTGAATTTGTTCAGGAACAAGTTGCACGGCGCGATTCCAGATTTCATTGGTGATTTGCCCGAGTTGGAAGTGTTGTAGCTTTGGGAGAATAATTTTACTGGAAGTATTCCTCAGGGACTTGGAAGGAATGGCAAGCTTCAGCTCCTCGATTTGTCGTCGAACAAGCTGACGGGGATTCTCCCTCCGGATCTTTGTTCTGGAAATCGGCTTGAGACGCTGATCTTATTGAGGAACTTTCTGTACGGTAACATTCTTGAATcaagtttagggttagggtttgagggtggagcagagagtgatggtgaagatggtgatgattcgATTCAGGCAAAGAGGTTGAAGAGGAGTGATTGAGTGGCAAACGTTTTAACGAATCAATGGGGCGctgggatggttgcaactcatctcccccaatcgattttggagaagatgagttgcaggttttgttttattttgtttttgtttttttttttttttggtttcttcttagaagggcaattccgttagttcaagtttaatttttaacagtgttagtcatgaactgacggaatggacttatttgttaccgtttgcaaacctcaggggggtacgtagaattttccaaaactgggggcgtcaaacctcaggggtggtatgtgtaaatttttcTTGTTAAATTAACTATCTCTacataaaaatagttgtttttgttttttgggaaatttacacataccacccctgaggtttgacgaaaggatattttcaccccccagttttggaaaattctgcgtacccccctgaggtttgcaaacggtaacaaataagcccattccgtcagttcatgactaacactgttaaaaattaaacttgaactgacagaattgcccttctaagaaaaagccaaaaaaaaaaaaaaacaaaaacaaaacaaaacaaaacctgcaactcatcttcctccaaaatcgattggggaagatgagttgcaaccacCCCAGCGTCCCATTGATTCGTTAAAACGTTTGCCACTCAATCACTCCTTTTCAACCTCTTTGCCTGAACcgaatcatcaccatcttcaccatcactctctgctccaccctcaaaccctaaccctaaacttgATTCAGGAATGTTACCGTACAGAAAGTTCCCCAATAAGATCAACGTCTCAAGCCGATTTCTAGAACAGAGATCCGGAGGGAGAATCCCCGTCAGCTTGTTCGACGACAAATCGAGGAGCTGAAGCTTGCCATTCCTTCCAAGTCCCTGAGGAATACTTCCAGTAAAATTATTCTCCCAAAGCTGCAACACTTCCAACTCGGGCAAATCACCAATGAAATCTGGAATCGCGCCGTGCAACTTGTTCCTGAACAAATTCAACAGCGTTAGATTCTTCAGCTCCGCAAAAGATTCTGGAATCTCACCGAAGAACATATTGTTGGAGAGATCCATTGATTTCAAGCTCTTCAGATTGCTTTGGGGGTGTGAAAGACAGAGTGactcaaaagaataagaagaagaagaaaaggaaaggaggaaGTGAGAAGAAGTGTGTGGTGATGAGGAAGGTGAAGGAGATGTCCTGTGCTGCACTTTTCAAAATATTTCGCAAGTTATTGTCGTGCACCACAACCGTGGATGTGGCGGATCATCGGGAGTTTTGACAGAGTCACTCGGATTCACTCCCTGCTCCTCTGTTCTTAGTTgcgttttgttttgttttgtttatctttcttctaatttgatttttgaATATATCTTTAATCAGGGTTGGGTTTTGGGTGTCTCTAGTCTCCTTCTGTGTGTTCTTCGTTGAAAATTTAGCAGAACAGGTAGATGCCCATAATGGGTTGTAACTTGTAATTACTTAATAGTTTCAGTCTTTGCTTAATGGGAGAACTGTTGGGATTACAGGGAAGAATGATTAAATTACATGTTGTGGCTCAGTGGGtcttattgttattgttgttgtttttaaGTAATGTTTGTGAATTCTGGTTAAGGAAGCAAAATAAAGTGATCCAGAAGAACTAAAGCTTGGCCTGCAGGTTTTGTCCTTTTGATCATGCCCAGGCACCAAATTCCTGTAGTCTGAACATGGTTTGACTTCATAATCATGGAGGCTGCTGTTATGTTCATCAATTGGTGCGTGCTTGTGTGGAGACATTCCATTTCTGGAGTGAAGCTCCTGGGTCGTCTGTAATGGCGGATTTCAGGGAGAGCAGAACTCGGTATTCCGGGATATGAGATTGTTTCCCGGCAACAAATGGGTTGTTGAGCAGGTAGAGCAGAAGTAGAATTAGAAATcgcattttttcttcttgatttctaCAAATCAgagtttggagaagatgagttcaggtttttttttttttttttttggtttcttcttagaagggTAATTCCGTCGGTTCAAGTcaaatttttaacagtgttagtcatgaactgacggaatgggcttatttattACCGTTTGCAAATCTCAGGGggatacgcagaatttttcaaaactggagGTGAAAATAtcttttcgtcaaacctcaggggtgatatATGTAAATTTCCCATTTAATAATACCTCAATGACTTTGTTCGTTAAGAAGCCACTGGTTAGGCAATATaatatatttaaataatatAGCACTACGCTCTATCAAACATCTATGCTTTCGTAGCTCCGTTTAGTAAGCGGGAGGTCTTGAGGTCAACTCTCAACGAAAGcaaattcttgtttttttctcaCATCTCTTTTTTAAAAGCCATATTCGTGTGCTCTGTAATCTCTTATCAGGAAGAGAAAATGGCGACGGTTGCAGCTTGCCATACAACATGCGTGGGTAAACAGCTTGGGTAGAATATTTGGATTAGAAGGTGATTAgggtttctcaaaaaaaaaaaaaactgaaattggaATGAACGAATGCAGTGCTCTCACTTTCTCCACCAACTCCGGGCTTCcgccaaaacccaaaacccattacAGGGGAAGAAGCTCCATGCCCAAATCCTCAAAACCGGCCTGGAACAATGGGAACCATTACCCAACAATCTCATCGATATGTATGGCAAGTGTGCTCTCCTCGAAGCCGCACTTCGCCTGTTCGATGAATTGCCTCAACGAGACCCTGTTTCGTGGGCTTCCATTCTTACAGCTCACAACCAAGCCAATCTCCCCCACCTGACCCTGTCCATCTTTCGCAACATGTTCGCATTCGATCAATTACAACCTGATAATTTCGTCTTTGCCACCATTGTTAAAGCTTGTGGTAGCTTAGGTGCTGTCAAACAGGGCAAGCAAGTCCATGCCCGCTTTGTCTTATCTCCGTTCACCGATGATGATGTTGTAAAGTCGTCACTTGTTGATATGTATTCTAAGTGTGGACTATTAAAAGATGCTCGTTGGGTTTTTGATTCGATTTCTTGGAAAAATTCTGTTTGTTGGACGGCTATGATTTCTGGGTATGCTCGATATGGCTGGAGTTTGGAGGCTGTTAAGCTCTTACAGAGAATGCCCATGAAAGATTTGTTTTCATGGACAGCTTTGATTTCTGGGATTGTGCAGAGTGGAGATGGCTTTGATGCGATAAAGCTTTTTGTAAGAATGCGGAGAGAAGGAATCCAAATAATTGATCCTTTTGTTCTTTCTAGTGTTGTGGGTGCTTCTGCAAATTTTGCTGCATTGGAGTTAGGGAGACAGATTCATTGTCTAGTGGTAGTCTTTGGTTATGAATCAAGTGTGTTTGTCAGTAATGCACTCGTTGATATGTATGCCAAATGCAGCGATATTTTGGCAGCAAAAGACGTCTTTGATAAAATTCACCAAAGAGACGTGGTTTCTTGGACTACAATTATAGTTGGTGCAGCTCAGCATGGGAAAGCTGAGGAAGCATTGACTCTTTTTGACGAGATGATCTTGGCAGGAATAAAGCCAAATGAGGTCACATTTGTTGGACTAATTTATGCTTGCAGCCATGTTGGTCTGGTTGACAAAGGTCGTCACTTGTTCAATTCCATGATTAAGGAATACAAAATTAATCCCTCTCTACAGCATTATACTTGCTTGTTGGATCTTCTTAGTCGATCAGGGCATCTTGATGAGGCTGACAATCTCATCAAAACCATGCCATTTGATCCTGATGAAGCTACATGGGCTGCTTTACTAAGTGCTTGTAAGCGCTATGGGAATACCCAATTAGGGATTAGAGTTGCTAATCATCTACTAACCTTGAATCCACAAGAGCCTTCAAGCTATATTTTACTGTCCAACACCTATGCTAGTGTCGGTATGTGGGATTATGTGGCCAAGGTGAGGAAGTTGATGGCAGTTATTGCAGTTAAAAAAGAGCCTGGATATAGTTGGGTTGACTTGGGTAAGGAGAGCCAGGTTTTCT harbors:
- the LOC122657348 gene encoding pentatricopeptide repeat-containing protein At4g14050, mitochondrial, which translates into the protein MQCSHFLHQLRASAKTQNPLQGKKLHAQILKTGLEQWEPLPNNLIDMYGKCALLEAALRLFDELPQRDPVSWASILTAHNQANLPHLTLSIFRNMFAFDQLQPDNFVFATIVKACGSLGAVKQGKQVHARFVLSPFTDDDVVKSSLVDMYSKCGLLKDARWVFDSISWKNSVCWTAMISGYARYGWSLEAVKLLQRMPMKDLFSWTALISGIVQSGDGFDAIKLFVRMRREGIQIIDPFVLSSVVGASANFAALELGRQIHCLVVVFGYESSVFVSNALVDMYAKCSDILAAKDVFDKIHQRDVVSWTTIIVGAAQHGKAEEALTLFDEMILAGIKPNEVTFVGLIYACSHVGLVDKGRHLFNSMIKEYKINPSLQHYTCLLDLLSRSGHLDEADNLIKTMPFDPDEATWAALLSACKRYGNTQLGIRVANHLLTLNPQEPSSYILLSNTYASVGMWDYVAKVRKLMAVIAVKKEPGYSWVDLGKESQVFYAGETSCHVKEEIVGLLKDLDMEMKRRGYVPDTSFVLQNLEEQEKEQQLFWHSERLAVAYGLLKAVPGTVIRVVKNLRVCGDCHTVLKLICQIVGREIVVRDANRFHHFKDGECSCCDFW